In one Nicotiana sylvestris chromosome 8, ASM39365v2, whole genome shotgun sequence genomic region, the following are encoded:
- the LOC138874953 gene encoding uncharacterized protein: MMKSLSINAPLVEALEQIPGYAKFMKDLVTKKRSMDCETIKMNHQVSAIVHSIAPKLEYPGAFSILCTIGSANFAKTLCDLGANNVLVRVDKSILPADFVILDCEVDYEVLIILGRPLLATGKALVYVEVGELTFRVGDENMVSHMCKSMKQPNSTEVCSFVDLVRAVIVDDTSIIINVKEYLEVVLLNLM, from the exons atgatgaagagcttatcaattaatgcgcctttggtggaggctctagaacaaataccgggttacgccaagttcatgaaagacttggtgactaaGAAGAGATCTATGGACTGTGAGACCATCAAGATGAATCACCAAGTAAGTGCAATTGTTCACTCTATTGCTCCAAAGCTTGAATATCCCGGCGCTTTCAGCATCCTGTGTACCATTGGGAGCGCTAATTTTGCAAAGACATTGTGCGATTTGGGTGCAA ATAATGttcttgttcgggtggacaagtCCATTTTGCCTGCCgattttgtgatattggattgtgaggtagattatgaggttctgatcatattgggaagacctttacttgcaactgggaaggccttagtttatgtagaagtaggggaactcaccttccgggtgggtgatgaaaatatGGTCTCTCatatgtgcaagtcaatgaagcagcccaatagtactgaagtgtgctctttcGTGGATCTTGTCagggcagtgatagttgatgatactagtatAATTATCAATGTGAAGGAATATCTAGAGGTGGTATTGTTGAAtctgatgtaa